In the Vogesella sp. XCS3 genome, CTTGTCGCGCAGCGCGGCTTCCAGCAGCTGGTAGCCACTGAAGTTGCCCTCCACCAGAGACTTATCAAGCCACTCGCGTACCGACTGGGGCAGTTGGCCAACACTGTTGCGGCGGGCCATATCACTGGCTCCAGTACTTCTGCGGCCGGGCAATACCGGGTTCGCAGTCGATGGTGTACTCGGCAATGTCGGTGCCGTAGCGGGTCAGGCTGCCCCACCAGCGGCCGGAAGGTTCCTTGCGCAGCTCGACCAGGTCACGGTCAGACAGGTAGTCCAGCTCGCGCCGGACTTCAATCGGCGTCACGTCCGGATAGATGGACTGCATGGTCATCTGGATAGGCCCCTCGGACAGCTCCTCCGGGCGGGCGTTGTACAACGCCAGCAGCAAATACCAGCGCAGACTTTCACGGCGTACTTTGGCTTGATCAATCACGGTTGGCCCCTTTTAGTTGCCAGTTCTCAAGGCGCAACGCCACCGCATCAAGCTTGGCCTCGATCACGGTCTGGTTGCGGATATAGTCTTCGCGGCGCACGTACTGCAGCGGCAGCTCGGCTTTCCACTGCAGGAAGTCGCGGTCCAGTGCCTGCAGCCGGGTGACCACTTTCTGTTCTTCTTCGGCGTGGCGGGTGAGCGTGGCCTGCATGGCGGTGTCGGCCATCTTGCGGGCGTCTTCCAGCGCCTGGAAGCGCTCGTCCAGGCGACGGTCTATCTGACTGAACAGCACCTTGGCGCCGCCGGCGACAAAGCCAAAGAAAGCCAGCAACAACGTGAGTAGCTGCCAGAACTCTACTTGTACGGTCATGGCTTGCTCCCTTCATGCCAGTCCAGTAGGCGGTTCAGCTGTGACTCGATGTTGCGGCAGCGCTGTCCGTAGTCGGTGATGTGTTCCAGGATGTCAGCCTGCTGTACCCCGGCATCAAGGGCTTCGGCGGGGTCGGCCGCATCAGCAGCGCCGGCGGCAGGGATGGTTGGGGGCACAGGGGCGGCACCGATGGCGCCGTTGTACACGCCGACAAAGCCATGAGTGAAAACGCACTGAGGAACAGGCTGCAGCGGCGCATCAGGCGCCGGGCGGTATTGGCTGGTGACACGGGTGATTCTCCGTTTCAGTTGGTCGGTATCTTCGGCGTGCCGGGCACGCGCCTGCAGCAACTGGAAACCCAGCTGGTTGGCGGTGGCGGTCAGCTCGCGCTCTTTGTCCAGGGCCTGCCCGGCGGCGGTCGACATCAGCAAGGCGTGGTCACGCTTGAGGTTAGCCAGCGCGGTCTCGCCCTTGGCCTGGGCCGAGCGGTGGCCCAGACCGTAACCCCCGGCACCGGCCGCCAGGGTTGTGATGGCGATCAGGCCCAAGCCAGCCAGTGCCGCCTGCAGGCGGGTGGCGATGAAGGGGGTATCAAGCATTGCTGGCCTCCTGCTTGTCGCGCTTGGCGGCAATCCAGCTACGGGCAGCCGAGTAGCCGCCCACCACGCCTAGATAGACCAGCCAGGTATCGGTAGTCAGCTGGCCAGCCACGCCCTGGTAGATGAACATGCCAGTGGCAGAGGCGCAGGCCACATTGGCCCACAGCTTGCTGTGGCTCAGACGGCCGCTGGCTGGGTTGGTAAACAGATCAGACAGGCGCATGGGCTTACTCCTGCAGGCTGCCAACCAGTGGCTTCAACCCACCCTGCAGCCAATCGGCCACGTTGAAGCCAGGGCAGGTTTTGAGCCACTCGCCAGGCTCCACGGTGCCGTCGCCATCCTTGTCTGGCGACAGGTCACGGTGGCCTACCACGCGGGCAGCCGGGTACTGCGCCTTCAGCGCTTTTACCAGGCTGTGTAGTGCATCCCACTGCGCCCGGGTAAAACGGCTGGTGCCTACCAGACAGATGCCGATGGATTGGGCGTTGAAACCCTGGGCGTGGGCGCCTACCTCGGCAATGCCTCGGCCGGTGTGCTTGCTGCCATCGGTATCCAGCACGAAGTGGTAGCCGATGGCGGGTAGATGCGGGTTGAGCTGTGTCAGCGCAGCCGGCTGGCGCTTGAAGCCACGCTGGGCATGCCAGATATCGATGACCGCTGCG is a window encoding:
- a CDS encoding N-acetylmuramoyl-L-alanine amidase; protein product: MSRTINCIVIHCSASANGRQLGSPTKSAAAVIDIWHAQRGFKRQPAALTQLNPHLPAIGYHFVLDTDGSKHTGRGIAEVGAHAQGFNAQSIGICLVGTSRFTRAQWDALHSLVKALKAQYPAARVVGHRDLSPDKDGDGTVEPGEWLKTCPGFNVADWLQGGLKPLVGSLQE